A stretch of Mastomys coucha isolate ucsf_1 unplaced genomic scaffold, UCSF_Mcou_1 pScaffold1, whole genome shotgun sequence DNA encodes these proteins:
- the Gpr37l1 gene encoding G-protein coupled receptor 37-like 1, translated as MRWLWPLAVSLAVVLAVGGVSGTATSSLVGHRAKVQEQQSRPRRGAKDEGPKEVQHYVPEEWAEYPKPIHPAGLQPTKSLVATSPNPDKDEVTPGSGQELRANLTGTPSQRLQIQNPLYPVTESSYSAYAVMLLALVVFAVGIVGNLSVMCIVWHSYYLKSAWNSILASLALWDFLVLFFCLPIVIFNEITKQRLLGDVSCRAVPFMEVSSLGVTTFSLCALGIDRFHVATSTLPKVRPIERCQSILAKLAVIWVGSMMLAVPELLLWQLAQEPAPTAGTVDSCIMKPSADLPESLYSLVMTYQNARMWWYFGCYFCLPILFTVTCQLVTWRVRGPPGRKPECRAGRHEQCESQLNSTVVGLTVVYAFCTLPENVCNIVVAYLSTELTRQTLDLLGLINQFSTFFKGAITPVLLLCICRPLGQAFLDCCCCCCCEECGRASDSSATVSADSKLKTEVSSSIYFHKPRESPPLLPLGTPC; from the exons ATGCGGTGGCTGTGGCCCCTGGCTGTCTCTCTTGCTGTAGTGTTAGCTGTGGGTGGGGTCTCTGGGACTGCCACCTCGTCTTTGGTTGGGCATAGAGCCAAGGTCCAGGAGCAGCAGAGTCGACCCCGAAGAGGCGCCAAGGACGAGGGGCCCAAGGAGGTACAGCACTATGTACCTGAGGAGTGGGCTGAGTACCCCAAGCCCATCCACCCTGCTGGCCTGCAGCCCACCAAGTCTTTGGTGGCCACTAGCCCCAACCCAGACAAGGATGAGGTCACCCCAGGTAGTGGACAAGAGCTGAGGGCCAACCTGACCGGGACACCAAGTCAGAGGCTGCAGATTCAGAACCCCCTGTATCCGGTGACGGAGAGCTCCTACAGTGCCTATGCCGTCATGCTCCTGGCTCTGGTGGTGTTTGCTGTGGGTATCGTCGGCAATCTGTCTGTCATGTGCATCGTGTGGCACAGCTACTACCTGAAGAGTGCCTGGAACTCTATCCTTGCCAGCCTGGCTCTCTGGGATTTCCTGgtcctcttcttctgcctcccaattgtcATCTTCAATGAGATCACCAAGCAGAGGTTACTCGGGGATGTTTCTTGCCGGGCAGTACCCTTCATGGAG GTCTCCTCCCTGGGAGTCACAACCTTCAGTCTCTGTGCCCTGGGCATAGACCGATTTCATGTAGCCACCAGCACCCTGCCGAAGGTGAGGCCCATTGAGCGATGCCAATCAATCCTGGCTAAACTGGCCGTCATCTGGGTGGGCTCCATGATGCTGGCTGTGCCTGAACTCCTGCTGTGGCAGCTGGCCCAAGAGCCCGCTCCCACAGCGGGAACTGTGGACTCGTGTATTATGAAACCTTCAGCCGACTTGCCTGAATCCCTCTATTCGCTAGTGATGACCTACCAGAATGCCCGCATGTGGTGGTATTTTGGTTGCTACTTCTGTCTGCCCATCCTCTTCACCGTCACCTGTCAGCTGGTGACGTGGCGGGTGCGGGGCCCACCGGGCAGGAAGCCTGAGTGTAGAGCGGGCAGGCATGAGCAGTGTGAGAGCCAGCTCAACAGCACCGTGGTGGGCCTGACTGTGGTCTACGCCTTCTGTACGCTCCCCGAGAACGTTTGCAACATCGTGGTGGCTTACCTCTCCACGGAGCTCACGCGGCAGACCCTGGACCTCCTGGGCCTCATCAACCAGTTCTCCACGTTCTTCAAGGGGGCCATCACCCCCGTGCTCCTCCTGTGCATCTGCAGGCCTCTGGGCCAGGCCTTTCTggattgctgctgctgctgctgctgcgagGAGTGTGGAAGGGCCTCAGACTCCTCCGCCACAGTCAGCGCGGACAGCAAGCTTAAGACGGAAGTGTCCTCCTCCATCTACTTCCACAAGCCCAGGGAGTCGCCCCCACTCCTGCCCCTGGGCACCCCTTGTTGA